A window of the Trichocoleus sp. genome harbors these coding sequences:
- a CDS encoding hemerythrin domain-containing protein: MAKATSREKTKQDIISVLESEHRYIEQLFDALENVKDTAKKSEQSFDELYKVLSLHAYGEELVFYPAMRDYEQTAEYVEEAEEEHNSVKILLEQMKQLSSKDKEFQVKLKHIKEMMMHHVEEEENEIFKVVRQCMDEKMLLLLAQEFEVTKTKMLPEVEEAIQ, from the coding sequence ATGGCTAAGGCAACTTCAAGGGAAAAAACTAAGCAGGATATTATTTCTGTCCTTGAGTCGGAGCATCGGTACATTGAGCAACTTTTTGATGCCCTAGAAAATGTGAAAGATACTGCTAAAAAATCAGAACAATCTTTTGATGAGTTGTACAAAGTGCTTTCACTTCATGCTTATGGTGAAGAATTGGTTTTCTATCCGGCAATGCGTGACTATGAGCAAACCGCAGAATATGTGGAAGAAGCCGAAGAAGAACACAATTCTGTCAAAATACTGCTTGAGCAGATGAAGCAGCTTTCGTCCAAGGACAAGGAATTTCAGGTGAAGCTTAAGCACATCAAAGAAATGATGATGCACCATGTTGAAGAAGAAGAAAACGAAATTTTCAAGGTAGTGCGGCAATGTATGGATGAAAAAATGCTGTTATTGCTTGCTCAAGAGTTTGAAGTAACCAAAACCAAAATGTTGCCCGAAGTGGAAGAAGCCATTCAATAG
- a CDS encoding DUF3656 domain-containing protein yields MSANLQPISQPLPSRFQRPEILAPAGSWECAKAAVENGADAIYFGLDRFNARMRAQNFTEADLPELMAFLHLRGVKGYVTVNTLVFPQELPEAEQYLRSIISSGVDAMIVQDIGICRLIRHLSPDFPIHASTQMTITSAIGVEFAKALGCELVVLARECSLKEINKIQQQLADRQISLPLEVFVHGALCVAYSGQCLTSEALGGRSANRGECAQACRMPYDLIADGKEVALGDRKYLLSPQDLSGLEVLPDLVKAGISSLKIEGRLKTPEYVANVTRVYRQALDRAMDELGAWEGIEQEELRGRDIDRDKEGDSGSDRYRLEMSFSRGLYSGWLRGVNNQELVHARFGKKRGVYLGEVTRIRGEQITIRLEAPVKLGDGVVFDAGHPEAAEEGGRVYAVEQRGQETILTFGRDSLNLRRIHLGDRLWKTSDPELDRQLRQTYAGETPRFQRPIQLEVYGELDQPLTVIARDESGHVVQVDSAMPLVEAQKQPLTSDRLQEQLGRLGNTPFKLSHLTSHLQGHLMLPVSELNRIRREMVNQLEQRRSQPQRWQLNSAATLAQILPSPHRSASSLSPSLIVLVRNLDQLQAALKSGIQTLYCEFEDPRAYRSAVQQVRQFRGQGTSATQRGEQAESRTLQPQIWVAPPRITKAGENWILQQVRSADADGYLIRNYDQLRFFADRPCTGDFSLNVANPLTADYLKQQFNLARLTASYDLNIAQLEDLIQSCPPDWLEVTIHQHMPMFHMEHCVFCAFLSEGTDYTNCGRPCEKHEVKLRDRVGTEHLLQADAGCRNTVFNGTAQTGAEYMQRLIELGVRHFRLEFVQETPEAVAQTIDRYQQLLQGKITGSQLWRELKLQSRLGVTRGPFE; encoded by the coding sequence ATGAGTGCCAACCTGCAACCCATTTCCCAACCCCTCCCATCCCGCTTCCAACGACCCGAAATTCTCGCTCCAGCAGGCAGTTGGGAATGCGCGAAAGCAGCAGTGGAGAATGGGGCAGACGCAATTTACTTTGGCTTGGATCGGTTCAATGCCCGGATGCGAGCGCAGAACTTTACAGAGGCAGATTTGCCAGAACTCATGGCATTTCTCCATCTCCGAGGCGTCAAAGGCTATGTCACCGTTAACACGCTAGTTTTCCCTCAAGAGCTGCCTGAAGCTGAACAATACCTTCGATCGATCATTTCATCAGGTGTCGATGCGATGATTGTGCAAGATATTGGGATCTGTCGGTTGATTCGTCATTTGTCTCCCGATTTTCCAATTCATGCTTCCACCCAAATGACCATCACCAGTGCGATCGGCGTAGAGTTTGCCAAGGCACTCGGCTGTGAGTTGGTGGTGCTGGCGCGAGAATGCTCTCTTAAAGAAATCAACAAAATTCAGCAGCAGTTAGCCGATCGCCAAATTTCCTTGCCGCTGGAAGTATTTGTGCATGGGGCGCTCTGTGTTGCCTATTCTGGGCAATGCCTCACAAGTGAAGCGCTGGGTGGACGCTCTGCCAATCGAGGGGAGTGTGCTCAAGCCTGCCGGATGCCCTACGACTTGATTGCAGATGGCAAAGAGGTGGCGTTGGGCGATCGAAAATATTTGCTTAGCCCCCAGGACTTATCGGGGCTGGAAGTCCTGCCTGATCTCGTTAAAGCCGGAATTAGCAGCCTCAAAATTGAGGGACGACTCAAAACACCTGAATATGTGGCAAATGTGACTCGCGTTTATCGTCAGGCACTCGATCGAGCAATGGATGAACTGGGCGCTTGGGAAGGCATAGAGCAGGAAGAACTTAGGGGCAGAGACATAGACAGGGACAAGGAAGGAGATAGCGGTTCTGATCGATATCGTTTAGAAATGTCCTTCTCGCGGGGACTTTATAGCGGCTGGTTGCGCGGTGTTAATAATCAGGAGCTTGTTCATGCTCGGTTTGGCAAGAAGCGAGGCGTTTATTTAGGAGAGGTGACTCGGATTCGCGGAGAGCAAATTACGATTCGGCTAGAAGCACCTGTGAAGCTGGGAGATGGCGTCGTTTTTGATGCTGGGCACCCTGAAGCTGCGGAGGAAGGCGGGCGGGTTTATGCGGTAGAGCAGCGGGGACAGGAGACAATTCTCACCTTTGGACGGGATAGCCTCAACTTGCGCCGAATTCATCTGGGCGATCGGCTCTGGAAAACCAGCGACCCAGAACTCGATCGACAGTTGCGACAAACTTATGCTGGAGAAACGCCTCGCTTCCAACGCCCCATCCAACTCGAAGTTTATGGCGAACTCGATCAGCCGCTCACCGTCATTGCCCGTGACGAGTCAGGTCATGTGGTACAGGTTGACTCGGCAATGCCCTTAGTCGAGGCACAAAAACAGCCGTTAACAAGCGATCGGCTGCAAGAACAACTGGGACGGCTTGGGAATACCCCGTTCAAACTGAGTCATTTAACGAGCCATCTCCAGGGTCATCTCATGCTACCTGTGAGTGAGCTAAATCGAATTCGGCGGGAAATGGTTAACCAGCTAGAACAGCGTCGATCGCAGCCCCAACGCTGGCAACTCAATTCTGCTGCTACCCTTGCCCAAATTCTTCCTTCCCCGCATCGCTCTGCATCCTCACTGTCGCCTTCCCTCATTGTTCTGGTGCGGAACCTTGATCAACTTCAGGCTGCTCTCAAATCGGGAATTCAAACCCTTTACTGCGAATTTGAAGATCCTCGCGCCTATCGATCGGCAGTGCAGCAAGTCCGGCAATTTAGAGGACAAGGAACAAGTGCAACTCAGAGGGGAGAACAGGCAGAATCACGCACCTTGCAACCGCAGATTTGGGTCGCTCCCCCTCGAATTACGAAAGCAGGGGAGAACTGGATTTTGCAGCAGGTTCGCTCCGCTGACGCAGATGGTTATCTGATTCGCAACTATGACCAGCTTCGCTTCTTTGCCGATCGCCCCTGCACAGGTGACTTTTCTCTAAATGTTGCGAACCCGCTGACAGCAGACTACCTGAAGCAGCAGTTTAATCTGGCGCGTCTCACTGCATCCTATGACCTGAATATTGCTCAACTGGAAGACTTGATCCAGAGTTGTCCCCCCGACTGGTTAGAGGTGACAATTCATCAGCATATGCCAATGTTTCACATGGAACACTGCGTCTTTTGCGCTTTTCTCTCTGAAGGAACGGACTATACAAACTGCGGTCGTCCCTGTGAGAAGCATGAAGTCAAGTTGCGCGATCGAGTTGGGACAGAGCACCTTCTACAAGCAGATGCAGGTTGCCGCAATACCGTCTTCAATGGCACAGCCCAAACTGGTGCAGAGTATATGCAGCGATTGATTGAACTCGGCGTTCGTCACTTCCGGCTAGAGTTTGTGCAAGAAACCCCTGAAGCTGTTGCCCAAACGATCGATCGCTATCAACAGTTGCTTCAAGGCAAAATCACAGGCTCGCAGCTATGGCGTGAACTGAAGCTGCAAAGTCGGCTGGGCGTAACAAGAGGTCCTTTTGAGTAA
- a CDS encoding ABC transporter substrate-binding protein, which translates to MNQSDAQKNRKLWFVLGAIVSAGVVTGACQQLPSTTIKNSDPNSLSQSAAADQSSRGLKLGALLPASSNLGSTRRNMLESLPIFMDVVNNCGGVNGVPISLAVADDQVTPKDAAAAMAELIDKDKVTAVVGAFASNASVAALETAAQHKVLMISPASTSPLLTERAKQGRAKGFWARTVPSDMNEAAALAKLAKDRGYLNVATVVVNNEEGIRFEQTFVKAFEKLGGKVLGKAEPVRYDPQSTQLDLEAAAAFSPEGQKPDAVVAVLSPQSGDLLLESAYEQGLTEGVQILLTNAVQSEQFIKDVGRRVNGKFILLGAIGTAFSANGPAFSDFTKLWQEKTDSVPDAFVPPTWDAASLIVLAAQAATSNQGEQIKAKLRDVANPPGQTVTDVCQGLKLLREGKEINYEGASGKVDIDKNGDVLGNYDVWTVDEQGKIRTIDLLTLE; encoded by the coding sequence ATGAATCAGTCTGATGCTCAAAAAAACCGGAAGCTTTGGTTTGTGCTGGGTGCGATCGTCTCTGCAGGCGTCGTCACTGGAGCTTGCCAACAGCTTCCCTCAACAACAATCAAGAATTCTGATCCGAATTCTCTGTCACAAAGTGCTGCTGCCGACCAAAGCAGCCGTGGGCTAAAACTTGGAGCTTTACTACCAGCATCGAGCAACTTGGGTTCCACAAGACGGAACATGCTTGAATCACTGCCGATTTTTATGGATGTGGTCAATAACTGCGGCGGGGTGAACGGTGTGCCGATTTCGCTAGCAGTTGCAGATGACCAAGTCACTCCAAAAGATGCAGCAGCAGCGATGGCAGAGTTGATTGACAAAGACAAGGTGACTGCGGTTGTCGGTGCATTTGCGAGTAATGCTTCAGTTGCTGCTTTGGAGACTGCTGCCCAGCACAAAGTTCTGATGATTTCTCCAGCCAGCACTAGCCCTCTGCTGACAGAACGAGCTAAACAAGGTCGAGCGAAAGGGTTCTGGGCAAGGACGGTTCCTTCAGACATGAATGAAGCGGCAGCTCTAGCAAAGCTGGCAAAAGATCGGGGTTACCTCAATGTGGCAACGGTGGTGGTGAACAATGAAGAGGGTATCCGCTTTGAGCAAACCTTTGTGAAAGCTTTCGAGAAATTAGGCGGTAAGGTGCTGGGAAAAGCAGAACCAGTTCGCTATGACCCGCAATCAACTCAGCTTGATCTAGAAGCTGCAGCTGCGTTTAGTCCAGAGGGGCAAAAACCCGATGCTGTTGTGGCAGTCCTGTCTCCCCAATCAGGTGACTTATTGCTGGAGTCTGCTTACGAGCAAGGTCTAACAGAAGGCGTACAAATTCTACTGACCAATGCGGTGCAATCAGAGCAGTTCATCAAGGATGTAGGTCGGAGAGTCAACGGCAAGTTTATTTTATTGGGCGCGATCGGCACAGCCTTCAGTGCCAACGGTCCGGCTTTCTCAGATTTCACAAAACTTTGGCAAGAAAAGACCGATTCTGTGCCTGATGCATTTGTTCCTCCAACCTGGGATGCAGCATCGCTGATTGTTTTAGCAGCTCAGGCTGCAACCTCAAATCAAGGAGAGCAAATCAAGGCAAAATTACGAGATGTTGCTAATCCACCTGGACAAACCGTAACGGATGTTTGTCAGGGCTTAAAGCTTTTACGGGAAGGTAAAGAGATCAACTACGAGGGAGCCAGCGGCAAGGTTGATATTGATAAAAATGGAGATGTGCTGGGCAACTATGACGTTTGGACGGTTGATGAGCAGGGCAAGATCAGAACGATCGATCTGCTGACGCTCGAATAG
- a CDS encoding AAA family ATPase: MANTISNPQHPLIIMIGLPGSGKSTLAGFLLQEEPRTLIATDAVRELLFGDEAIQGDWALVQREVGRQLRQALDRIQQGQIHAAIYDATNARRRYRRQVIHQVRSLGFTHLTGLWLDTPLSVCLARNQSRSRQVPEEVILQMHRQLTDAPPALEEGFDRLLHYIAFS; the protein is encoded by the coding sequence TTGGCTAACACCATTTCCAATCCTCAACATCCTTTAATCATCATGATTGGTCTGCCAGGCAGTGGAAAGTCTACGCTGGCAGGCTTTTTGCTACAGGAAGAACCGCGGACATTGATTGCAACTGATGCAGTCCGAGAACTTTTGTTTGGAGATGAGGCGATTCAGGGAGATTGGGCATTGGTGCAGCGCGAAGTTGGGCGGCAGTTGCGACAGGCGCTCGATCGCATCCAGCAGGGGCAGATCCACGCTGCAATCTATGATGCAACTAATGCCCGTCGTCGCTATCGGCGGCAAGTCATTCATCAGGTCCGATCGCTTGGCTTCACTCACTTAACAGGGCTTTGGCTCGATACACCGCTTTCGGTTTGCTTAGCCAGAAACCAGAGTCGATCGCGTCAGGTTCCAGAGGAGGTGATTTTGCAGATGCATCGTCAGTTAACAGATGCTCCCCCTGCCCTCGAAGAAGGATTCGATCGGTTGTTGCACTACATCGCTTTTTCCTGA
- the msrA gene encoding peptide-methionine (S)-S-oxide reductase MsrA translates to MVLFGFGKKQSLPTATEALPGRNESMPVPDRHFVNGNPLKAPFPAGMQLAMFGLGCFWGAERKFWQQEGVFSTAVGYAAGITPNPNYREVCTGMTGHNEVVLVVFDPNIVSYETLLKVFWESHNPTQGMRQGNDAGTQYRSGIYVYSDEQRQLAEASLAAYQKALTAKGYGQITTEILDAPTFYYAEEYHQQYLAKNPGGYCGLGGTNVCYSPEAEVKS, encoded by the coding sequence ATGGTGCTATTCGGATTTGGTAAAAAACAATCTCTGCCGACCGCGACTGAAGCCTTACCTGGACGCAATGAGTCCATGCCTGTGCCCGATCGTCATTTCGTAAACGGCAATCCGCTGAAAGCTCCTTTCCCTGCCGGAATGCAGCTTGCCATGTTTGGGCTAGGCTGTTTTTGGGGAGCAGAACGAAAGTTTTGGCAACAGGAAGGAGTATTTTCAACTGCAGTTGGGTATGCTGCCGGGATTACGCCCAATCCGAATTATCGGGAAGTCTGTACAGGTATGACTGGACATAACGAAGTCGTACTTGTCGTTTTTGACCCCAATATCGTCAGCTATGAAACGCTGCTCAAGGTTTTTTGGGAAAGCCATAACCCAACGCAGGGAATGCGCCAGGGGAACGATGCAGGAACGCAGTATCGCTCTGGCATTTACGTTTATTCTGATGAGCAGCGCCAACTCGCTGAGGCTTCTCTCGCTGCCTACCAAAAAGCCCTGACCGCGAAAGGATATGGTCAGATCACGACTGAGATTTTGGATGCACCAACCTTCTATTACGCCGAAGAGTATCACCAGCAATATCTCGCCAAAAATCCGGGCGGATACTGTGGCTTAGGTGGCACAAACGTCTGCTATTCCCCTGAAGCAGAAGTAAAAAGTTAG
- a CDS encoding glucose-1-phosphate adenylyltransferase, which yields MKRVLAIILGGGAGTRLYPLTKLRAKPAVPLAGKYRLIDIPVSNCINSEIYKIYVLTQFNSASLNRHISRTYNITGFQEGFVEVLAAQQTPENPNWFQGTADAVRQYSWLFQEWEVDEYLILSGDHLYRMDYSEFVRRHRETNADVTISVLPMDEKRASDFGLIKINEDGRIVSFSEKPKGDALKQAQVDTTTLGLTAEEAKQQPYIASMGIYVFKRDVLIDLLNQYPSQTDFGKEIIPAAAKTHNLQAYLFKGYWEDIGTIESFYEANLALTQQPQPPFSFYDEKAPIYTRGRYLPPTKMLDCQVTESMIGEGCILKQCQIHHSVLGIRTRIGPGAVVQDSLLMGSDFYQPFAERKTECDQTEVPIGIGANSTIRRAIIDKNARIGCDVQIINKDRVEEASREELGFYIRSGIVVVFKNAVIPDGMII from the coding sequence GTGAAAAGAGTCCTGGCGATTATTCTTGGTGGGGGTGCCGGCACCCGTCTATATCCACTGACCAAATTGCGCGCAAAGCCTGCTGTACCGCTAGCAGGAAAGTATCGTTTGATCGATATTCCGGTCAGCAACTGCATCAACTCCGAAATCTACAAAATCTATGTATTGACGCAGTTTAACTCTGCTTCTCTCAACCGTCACATCTCCCGCACCTACAACATTACTGGCTTTCAAGAAGGCTTTGTTGAGGTGCTAGCAGCCCAGCAAACCCCTGAAAATCCAAACTGGTTCCAGGGCACAGCAGATGCAGTCCGGCAATATAGCTGGCTGTTTCAAGAATGGGAAGTGGATGAGTATTTGATTCTTTCCGGTGACCACCTGTACCGGATGGACTACAGCGAATTTGTCCGTCGTCACCGTGAAACGAACGCAGATGTCACCATCTCTGTCCTACCAATGGACGAGAAGCGGGCGTCAGACTTCGGCTTAATCAAAATTAACGAAGATGGTCGAATTGTTTCATTCAGTGAGAAGCCCAAAGGGGATGCCCTGAAGCAAGCTCAAGTAGATACAACGACACTCGGCTTAACGGCTGAAGAGGCGAAGCAACAGCCCTACATCGCTTCCATGGGGATTTATGTCTTCAAGCGTGATGTGCTGATTGACCTGCTAAATCAGTATCCTAGCCAAACCGACTTCGGCAAAGAAATTATCCCTGCTGCGGCTAAAACCCACAACCTTCAGGCATACCTGTTTAAGGGATATTGGGAAGACATTGGAACGATCGAGTCTTTCTATGAAGCAAACCTGGCACTGACTCAACAACCTCAGCCGCCGTTTAGCTTCTATGACGAGAAAGCCCCGATCTACACCCGTGGTCGCTATCTCCCACCCACCAAAATGCTTGACTGTCAGGTGACCGAATCGATGATTGGCGAAGGCTGCATCCTGAAGCAATGCCAGATTCATCATTCTGTTTTGGGAATTCGGACGCGGATTGGTCCAGGGGCAGTGGTGCAAGATTCCCTGCTGATGGGGTCTGACTTCTATCAGCCTTTTGCAGAGCGGAAAACGGAGTGTGATCAGACAGAAGTGCCGATCGGCATTGGAGCAAACTCAACGATTCGTCGCGCCATTATTGACAAAAATGCCCGAATTGGCTGTGATGTGCAAATCATCAACAAAGATCGGGTCGAAGAAGCCTCGCGGGAAGAACTAGGTTTCTACATTCGTAGTGGCATCGTGGTCGTGTTCAAAAATGCCGTCATTCCGGATGGGATGATTATCTAG
- a CDS encoding DnaJ C-terminal domain-containing protein encodes MAATDFKDYYAVLGVNKTASADEVKQAFRRLARKYHPDVNQGDKSAEAKFKEVNEAYEVLSDAEKRRKYDQFGQYWNRVGTGGNAGGWSPNASGDFSGFDFSQYGSFDEFINELLGRFGGTTPGGSRQRTYNYRTSPGGSPGFGDYADFTPPGGAAGADLEATISLTLSEAFHGGQRTLKVGSEEIKVRIPPGAKPGSRMTIRGKGGGSSYSPQRGNLYLKVEIQPHPFFKFEGDNLICDVPVTPDEAVLGASIEVPTPDGTVNMNVPAGIRSGQTLRLRGKGWQNPKGERTDQLVRLVIVPPTNLSPIEREYYEKLRDNRSFDPRSSFRQIKL; translated from the coding sequence ATGGCAGCAACCGACTTTAAAGACTATTACGCAGTATTAGGTGTAAACAAAACCGCGAGTGCAGATGAGGTTAAGCAGGCATTCCGGCGACTGGCGCGAAAATATCATCCTGACGTGAATCAGGGCGACAAGTCAGCTGAGGCAAAGTTCAAAGAAGTGAACGAAGCCTATGAGGTGCTGTCTGATGCTGAGAAGCGGCGCAAATACGACCAGTTTGGGCAATATTGGAACCGAGTTGGCACAGGCGGGAATGCCGGGGGCTGGTCGCCGAATGCAAGTGGCGACTTTAGCGGCTTTGACTTTAGCCAATACGGCAGTTTTGATGAGTTCATCAATGAACTTTTGGGTCGCTTTGGTGGCACTACGCCAGGCGGCAGCAGACAACGCACTTACAACTATCGCACCAGTCCGGGTGGTTCTCCAGGCTTTGGTGATTACGCCGATTTCACGCCACCGGGAGGAGCAGCCGGAGCCGACTTAGAAGCAACAATTTCCCTGACGCTCTCGGAAGCATTTCACGGCGGACAGAGAACCCTGAAGGTGGGAAGTGAAGAAATTAAGGTGCGAATTCCCCCAGGGGCAAAACCAGGCAGCCGCATGACCATTCGTGGCAAGGGTGGAGGTAGCTCTTACAGCCCTCAACGCGGTAATCTGTACCTGAAAGTGGAAATTCAACCGCACCCATTCTTTAAGTTTGAGGGCGATAATCTGATTTGTGATGTGCCTGTAACACCCGATGAGGCAGTCCTTGGTGCGTCGATCGAGGTTCCTACCCCAGATGGGACAGTAAATATGAACGTTCCGGCAGGGATTCGATCGGGTCAAACGCTTCGCTTGCGCGGTAAAGGCTGGCAGAATCCTAAAGGAGAGCGCACTGATCAGCTCGTGCGGCTGGTGATCGTGCCACCGACAAACCTGAGCCCGATTGAGCGAGAGTATTACGAAAAGCTTCGAGACAATCGCAGCTTCGATCCGCGCAGCAGTTTTCGTCAAATCAAGCTCTAG
- a CDS encoding tetratricopeptide repeat protein translates to MFEKRNRRWLAVVVVAIVSVAFAGVSVILPFSNAFQQPGATPSPSPTGSPSPQGDLAAQAKGYELVLQREPDNQTALRGLVDIKIRQGDIKGIVAPLEKLAALNPDQPDYTVLLAQAKQRTGDREGAAQAYRSVLATHPGDLNALKGLTDLLLQQERPEAAIGLLQDTIKTADEANKTKPGTVDVASVQLLLGEVYAVQKRYDEALTIYDRAIASNTQDFRPLLGKAIVLRTQGKTEEAKPLFASAAALAPAQYKDQINQLASSPSPLPGAPTVSPSPEATTSPSPSPSPSPSPATSPSAESSPAAQ, encoded by the coding sequence GTGTTTGAAAAGCGAAATCGCCGTTGGTTAGCTGTTGTAGTTGTGGCAATTGTCTCCGTTGCCTTTGCTGGGGTATCTGTGATTCTGCCCTTCTCAAATGCGTTTCAGCAACCTGGCGCGACGCCATCCCCCTCACCCACGGGTAGTCCTAGCCCCCAAGGGGATTTGGCAGCCCAGGCAAAAGGATATGAACTTGTGTTGCAGCGCGAGCCTGACAACCAGACGGCTCTGCGTGGTTTAGTGGATATCAAGATTAGGCAAGGCGACATTAAAGGGATTGTTGCCCCGCTGGAAAAGTTGGCAGCATTAAACCCCGATCAGCCTGACTATACGGTGCTGTTGGCGCAGGCAAAACAGCGAACGGGCGATCGAGAAGGGGCAGCCCAGGCATATCGGAGTGTTCTGGCGACTCATCCTGGTGATCTCAATGCCTTGAAAGGCTTAACAGATCTGCTTTTGCAGCAAGAACGACCTGAAGCAGCGATCGGTCTATTGCAGGACACAATCAAAACCGCAGATGAGGCAAACAAAACCAAGCCTGGTACGGTTGATGTTGCTTCTGTGCAACTGCTGCTGGGTGAAGTCTACGCAGTTCAAAAGCGATATGACGAAGCCCTGACAATTTACGATCGGGCAATTGCTAGTAATACTCAAGATTTTCGTCCTTTGTTGGGCAAGGCGATCGTCTTGAGAACTCAGGGTAAAACAGAGGAAGCCAAGCCCCTCTTTGCATCAGCGGCAGCTCTGGCTCCAGCACAGTACAAAGACCAGATCAATCAACTTGCGTCTAGTCCTTCGCCTCTTCCTGGTGCTCCCACGGTCAGCCCTTCTCCTGAAGCAACGACCAGCCCTTCTCCCTCCCCTAGCCCTAGCCCTAGCCCAGCAACAAGTCCTTCAGCAGAATCCTCACCTGCTGCTCAGTAA